In Vigna unguiculata cultivar IT97K-499-35 chromosome 3, ASM411807v1, whole genome shotgun sequence, a single genomic region encodes these proteins:
- the LOC114175158 gene encoding uncharacterized protein LOC114175158, translating to MRATQSRQKSYADKRRRPLKFDEGDHVLLRVMPTIELRKYIASLDHVLESDEVQVREDLIMPVGPVRILDTQVRQLRGKELKTVKVLWDEETQEMTWEMEDLMRKSYPHLFAGKFYFR from the exons ATGAGAGCAACTCAGAGTAGGCAAAAGTCttatgcagataagaggagACGACCACTTAAGTTTGATGAAGGAGACCATGTACTTCTTCGGGTGATGCCAACCATAG AGTTGAGGAAATACATTGCAAGTCTAGATCATGTTTTGGAGTCAGATGAGGTGCAAGTACGCGAGGATCTGATTATGCCAGTTGGACCAGTGCGCATATTGGATACTCAGGTCAGGCAACTGAGAGGTAAGGAGTTGAAGACGGTGAAGGTTCTTTGGGACGAGGAAACTCaagagatgacttgggagatggaggacctcatgaggaagtcttatcctcaTCTCTTTGCTGGTAAGTTCTATTTTCGATGA
- the LOC114175755 gene encoding uncharacterized protein LOC114175755, with the protein MNFAASFCRRLNVKELVTNVPVYRSTSDVSGEGLSMVFRRWASKKTAGSTKNGRDSKPKNLGVKKFGGERVILGNIIVRQRGTRFHPGNYVGLGKDHTLFALKEGLVKFERNKLTGRKWVHVEPKEGHVLHPLYANASVSEVKVAV; encoded by the exons ATGAATTTTGCAGCATCATTTTGCAGAAGATTGAATGTCAAAGAACTTGTGACAAATGTTCCTGTGTATAGAAGCACCAGTG ATGTGTCTGGAGAAGGTTTGAGTATGGTGTTCAGGCGTTGGGCTTCCAAAAAGACTGCTGGTTCTACAAAGAATGGACGGGATTCAAAACCCAAGAACCTTGGAGTGAAGAAATTTGGTGGGGAG AGGGTGATACTTGGAAATATCATTGTTCGACAACGTGGTACTCGTTTTCATCCAGGAAACTATGTGGGACTTGGGAAAGATCATACTCTGTTTGCATTGAAAGAGGGATTGGTGAAGTTTGAACGGAACAAGCTGACTGGTCGCAAATGGGTGCATGTTGAGCCTAAAGAAGGCCATGTTCTCCACCCTTTGTATGCAAATGCATCTGTTTCTGAAGTAAAGGTTGCTGTGTAA
- the LOC114175159 gene encoding uncharacterized protein LOC114175159, giving the protein MAHRRRRNNAGADEIAQAIHRMVDAMQPIAVQPQAVVAPTRPVSMEDFMRHKPSKFAGKSSPDEADAWLKEYEKICRVIDCTDAHKLSFISFLLITDAEYWWVGMQQLMQTRGEEVTWTSFRERFLEKYFPASARHEREAKFLTFQQGNLTVQAYTDRFEYLVRFYTPTVTEEWRCRKYEGGLKHELRRFIVPLRIREFTVLLEQAKAIEQLEMGPNKGARPQKTTSDSRQQKKPYDRPQSSAKKLQCYNCGGEHYRRDCPKPSGSSNGGGGGSTDKCYVCDQTGHFARHCPNKKPVGGAPAKKPVEDRPRAPGRVFALMTTEAAQSGNLVQTTCLLFDHEVVVLYDSRATHSFVSNECVRRLGLVMRELACELIVATPASGEVSTTSVCVGCPIEVAGRRFEVNLICLPMEGLDVILGMDWLASNHVVIDYGQRGVVFPDAEGLELISSNQAEKKIEAGATCFMIVAQTEKKSTAEKISLIPVVDEYANVFPDEIPELPPSRDVYFTIDLIHRAGPVSMAPYRMAPAELAELKKQIEDLLEKNFIRPSASPWGASVLLVKKKDGSSRLCVDYRQLNKLTIKNKYPLPRIDDLLDQLRGAAVFSKINMRSGYHQILVKLEDVQKTAFRSRYDHYEYVVMPFGVMNAPAIFMDYMNRIFRPYLDQFVVVFIDDILIYSESKEEHADHLRVVLEVLREHKLYGKLSKCEFWLNEVHSWAM; this is encoded by the coding sequence ATGGCACATAGGAGGAGGAGGAATAATGCTGGGGCTGATGAGATCGCGCAGGCGATACATCGGATGGTAGATGCGATGCAGCCCATTGCAGTGCAACCTCAAGCCGTGGTAGCACCCACACGTCCAGTGTCTATGGAGGATTTTATGAGGCATAAGCCCTCAAAATTTGCAGGCAAATCTTCTCCAGATGAAGCTGATGCTTGGCTTAAAGAGTACGAGAAAATCTGTCGGGTGATTGATTGCACAGACGCCCATAAACTCTCATTCATATCCTTCCTATTGATAACCGATGCAGAATACTGGTGGGTAGGCATGCAGCAGCTCATGCAGACCCGGGGTGAGGAGGTTACCTGGACTTCCTTCAGGGAGAGAtttctggaaaaatattttccagcTAGTGCCAGGCATGAGAGGGAGGCAAAATTCCTCACGTTCCAGCAGGGGAACCTGACTGTGCAGGCATACACAGACAGATTCGAGTATTTGGTCAGGTTCTACACACCTACTGTTACcgaggagtggagatgccggAAATATGAGGGCGGGCTAAAACACGAGCTCCGCCGCTTTATTGTACCTCTCCGGATCAGGGAGTTCACAGTTTTGTTAGAGCAGGCCAAGGCTATAGAGCAGCTGGAGATGGGGCCCAACAAAGGGGCTCGACCACAGAAGACTACCTCTGATTCACGGCAGCAGAAGAAGCCGTATGATAGGCCACAGAGCTCGGCTAAGAAACTACAGTGCTACAACTGTGGTGGGGAGCATTATCGGAGGGATTGTCCAAAACCCTCAGGCAGTTccaatggtggtggtggtggtagcacTGACAAGTGCTACGTTTGTGATCAGACGGGCCATTTTGCACGACACTGCCCGAATAAGAAACCAGTTGGAGGTGCACCAGCGAAGAAACCAGTAGAGGATCGACCTAGAGCCCCTGGTCGTGTTTTTGCCTTGATGACTACCGAGGCCGCCCAGTCAGGTAACTTAGTACAAACCACTTGCTTGTTATTTGACCATGAGGTTGTTGTGTTGTATGACTCAAGAGCTACCCATTCATTCGTATCCaatgaatgtgtgaggaggctcGGTCTAGTGATGCGAGAGCTGGCGTGCGAGTTGATAGTTGCGACACCAGCGTCAGGGGAGGTATCCACCACGTCTGTTTGTGTGGGATGCCCTATAGAGGTGGCAGGTCGCAGGTTCGAGGTCAATCTCATCTGCTTACCAATGGAGGGGTTAGATGTGATTCTGGGTATGGATTGGTTGGCCAGCAACCATGTGGTGATTGATTATGGACAACGCGGGGTGGTGTTCCCAGATGCAGAAGGACTGGAATTGATATCATCCAATCAGGCAGAGAAAAAGATTGAGGCAGGGGCTACATGTTTTATGATAGTAGCTCAAACGGAGAAGAAGAGTACTGCAGAGAAGATTAGTCTGATTCCTGTGGTAGATGAATACGCAAATGTCTTCCCTGACGAAATCCCAGAGTTGCCACCAAGCAGGGATGTGTATTTCACCATTGATCTCATCCATAGGGCTGGCCCAGTATCTATGGCACCATATCGGATGGCACCAGCTGAGTTGGCAGAGTTGAAGAAGCAGATTGAGGATCTGCTTGAGAAGAACTTTATCAGGCCGAGTGCATCGCCATGGGGGGCGTCGGTATTACTTGtgaaaaagaaggatggcaGTTCCAGGTTGTGTGTTGACTACCGGCAACTGAATAAGTTGACAATTAAGAATAAGTACCCGTTACCGAGGATTGATGATCTGTTGGATCAATTAAGGGGAGCAGCTGTGTTCTCTAAGATTAACATGAGGTCTGGATaccatcagatcttagtcaaactAGAGGATGTGCAGAAGACTGCATTCAGGTCACGCTACGaccactatgagtatgtggtgatGCCATTTGGAGTGATGAATGCGCCTGCTATAtttatggactacatgaataggATATTTCGACCGTATCTGGATCAGTTTGTCGTTGTATTCATTGACGACATACTGATATATTCTGAGAGTAAAGAGGAACATGCAGATCATCTGCGAGTGGTATTGGAGGTGCTTAGAGAGCATAAGCTTTATGGGAAGTTATCGAAGTGTGAGTTTTGGCTCAATGAGGTGCATTCTTGGGCCATGTAA